GAAAACGTTTCTATTTAAACTAAGTTCAAATTATTTTGGCCAAAATATTTGAGATAAAATGTGCCGTTATAGGAGTAATTAATGATCTTCTTTTTTCGTATAAATAAGCATAACAAATACCCGGAATAAAGTGTGTCGCAAAATTAACAATGAAAAACTTTGGGAATCCCAATTGAAAATGCATAAACCAAAATACAGATGCGGTAATCAATAAACCGAGCAGAATACCATACTTCTTTCGAAATGCTGGATATGCAAAACCGCTGAATGCCATTTCTTCAGAAGCAGCAGATAAAAAACTAATAAGTATGCCAAAAGTAACAAATTTTATTTCAGTATGCATCAACGAGGGAATAAAATTTTTAAAACCTTCTCCTACCGCA
The sequence above is drawn from the Candidatus Omnitrophota bacterium genome and encodes:
- a CDS encoding CPBP family intramembrane metalloprotease, with protein sequence AVGEGFKNFIPSLMHTEIKFVTFGILISFLSAASEEMAFSGFAYPAFRKKYGILLGLLITASVFWFMHFQLGFPKFFIVNFATHFIPGICYAYLYEKRRSLITPITAHFISNILAKII